aaggatctgaagcccataaaagctttattttttgtccgatttcgctgaaatttaaaacagtgaattatttggagcctcctgatatccgacgtaaatatggtttagattggactataCAGAAATGGTTGTCCTGCAGACCGAACTTCCAATTTTGgatcttacttactttaattggctatgacagaatatttgttccactagccgaacataaaatagcgttccaagcgcctcgatcttctgcactctttctaaaatctctgacaccaagtttcgaggtgtctccctccGCTTGATCTTGCCATCggccttttggtcttcccggtttgcgtgtgctaccgtgtttgccttcaaaagacttctttgctggagcttcttcatccattctgacaacatcatctagccaacgcagccgttggattttgatgcgtgtaactatgctatcgtcgtcatactgctcatatagctcgtggtccatacgtcgcctatattctccattaacgcaaactggtccatatattttacgaagaatctttctctcaaatactccaaaaacTGCTTCATCTgccttcacaagtacccatgcttcagaaccatataacagcacgggcagtatcaatgtcttgtatagtgtaatcttcgtctgtcgagaggtggccttgtttctaaactgcttgcttagtccaaagtagcatctgtttgccagtattattcttcgcttaatctcaaaactggtgtcatttgttttggtttcggcggtgccgaggtagattaagttactgactgtctcaaagttgtggttcccaattttctccatCTTCCTTATCTGCtcagttgtacaaggcgttttgggagttgaaaccatccatttcgtcttatctccatttactgccagacccattttcactcattctctcttttgattctttcaaaggctgcagttactacttccgatgaccgacctatgatatcgatgtcgtcagcataggcgagtagcatgtgttctcttgttattagtccagcaggatattaaagagatcacccaataggctgtctccttgtctgaaacctggtttggtattaaatggttcggagagtttctttcctattcttactgaggaatgcgtatcagcaagtgtcgtcctgcagagtcttattaattttgcagggacaccaaactcagacatggcttgaaatacctttgaacgtcaAGGAGTAACGAATgcggctttatagtcaacagagagatggtaggtgttgatttgtccttctatgaatatctggtccagggtggatttaccaggtctaaagccgcaatgATACGGCCTAATTAtcccattgactttaggttttaatctttcacacagtacgcttgagagtatcatgtatgcgatggggaggagacttattcctctgtagttggcacatttcgtcttgtctcttttcttgtgtacgggacgtagtatgctgaggttccaatcatcaggtatacgttcttctagccagattgcgcagataagctgatgcatacgccttatcagcgtgtcgcctccggtcttaaatagttcagcgggtaacccgtcggctcctgctgccttgttgttctttagtcgggggtcactgctacctggacctcattctgactagaaggtaaacattcgataccatcatcagggattggttctgcggtatccacttcgccgccaacgtgggacactagcagttgggtaaaaagttctttccatatcctcagcatgtcatctctgtcagttatcagctttccttctttgtctctgcaggaggatgtgcctgcaccaaagctatAGGTTTGATGTTtacttctttggtagaatttccggactccaTTCTGAcgcctgtacatctcaattcgctcacacccaCGATCTTAATCCCAGAAAAAGCGGAGTTCttgcttgatttcgctgaaaatgtattttattttatttaattttttttttcattttatttttgtatttattttggaAATGGTGTTATTCTGGGAATTCCATAAATTTATTGCGATAACCTTTTTTGAAGGttgagaaacaaaacaaagctCAAGTCTAAATTCAATAGGAATCTAAAGATGAttacacttttgtttttgaGCTCAGCTCAGTTCAGTGTTTAAACCTAAATCGAAACGTTCAAGCTGATGGAATTTCTCCGTTTACTGCTGCTGCTTGTCGGCTGGTTGGCCTTGTTATGGCGTCACAATGTGCATGGATTACCGGCTGCACCCACACTGCCCGAAGTGCTAAACAATAACGAGGAGGGCAAGGATATTGTGCGCTATGCCAAATCAGCTGAAATACGCAATTATTTGAAACCCTCGGAAAAGCCTTGCGATAATTTCTATGACTTTACGTGTGGCAACTACTATCGCATCAATCCACCGAATATGCTGCCCTATCAATCGAACACTTTTCAAACCATATCTGGCTCGTTGGGACGTAAAATTGCCACACTTTTGAAGACAGATGATGCCGCAGACACTGTGATTGATAAGAAAGTCAAACGCTTCTTTGAATCATGTCTCAAAACGGAAGCTCTCAAGCCCCATTATGCGGCAAAATTGAAGGCAATCATTGGGGAATTTGGTCAAATGCCAGTGCTAGAGGGCGATAGGTGGCGCGAAACTGATTTCGATTGGCTAAAGACAGTGGCTAGCATTGcctacaaatatgacatacgCATCATAGTGGGCCACACCAACCAGGTGGATATATCCAACAACACAGTGAATCGCATGCATATCCTTATGCAGGACATGCCGTTAGAGTCCACAGCCATATATGTGGAGGATGTGCACGCGTCTTTCCGGGAGGCGCGACAAAAGGTTATGGCTGTCACTTTGCAAAATGCCTTGGGTGTCAACTCCAAATTGGCCAAGCAGACGGCAcaggaaattttcaaattcgaAACGGATTTATTTGCAGGTTTCTCCAACGATGAAGATGGGGaaacggaggaggaggaggaggaagaaAAAAATGCCATAAAAAACAAAGCTGGTGAAGCTTTGGATGACGACGATGATCAAAATGAGGTCGCTCACTCTGACTTGGGCGATTTAAAGCCAAATCTTACCACCATTGAGGAAatgcagagcaaatattttcccaAATTGGATGTTAAACGTATGCTAAACATTTCACTGGGTTATGTACCCAAGGACCCCGTCTATGATTTGATAGAGGATGAGGTAGACAATTTGGAAACTGTTTTACGGGAGACTCCCCTGCGAACAGTGGCCAATTATATCTTCTACTATCTCATTGACAGCTTTTTGATACCGGTGCCCAAACAAAAACACGAACTTGAGACTATGTGTATACGCCGAACCAAGTCACACTTTGCCAAGGTGCTGGACAGCATGGTCTATCGCAAATATGCCACCGACAAGACGGAGCAGGATGTCAACTACATGTGGCAGACCATAAGATCTACCTTCCGCAATATGCTGGAATCGGATAAACTCACCTGGATGAGGAGGGAGACTCGCAATTATGCTCTGGAGAAATTGAAGACCATACGCCTGGAAATCAATTCGTATAAGGgggaaaatttcagcgaagaaTTTAACCCCTTGACCATAGGCAGCCAGGATTACATAGAAAATCTCAAGTCGTTGCAACATTTAAGAGCCCTCAAGTCAAGGACCAAATTGAGGGAAGCTCCCAAAACTTACGATGACGCAGAGTCATTGTCGTACACACCCGTCTACATCACCACAGAGAATTTAATTAAGGTGCCTGTTTCAGTGCTGCAACCGTTTTTCCTATGGTCCGACCACTACCCAAAtgccttgaaatttggcactctAGGCTTTTTGGTATCCCATGAGTTGATACATGGCTTCGATGAGGAAGGTCGCACCTATGACACCAGAGGCAACAAACATGAATGGTGGGACGCCGACTCGAATAGCTATTTTGGCAATCAAACCGAATGTTTTGCCCATCAATATGGCAATTTCATCTTCAATGGCCGCAAATTGCCTGAATTATCTTCACAATCGGAAAATATAGCCGACAATGGTGGCATACGTTTGGCCTATGATGCCTATTTGAATTGGTATGAGGATGCGGCACGCAGCTTTCAGAATATGAATTTGGAATCTTTGCCTCGCCTCAACTATACCAGCAAGCAGTTGTTCTTCATCAGCTATGGCCAATTGTGGTGTAGTGCCACTCATCCTGCCCTACAGGATTATGTCTCGTCGACTGATCAACATGTGCCGGAGAAATTCCGTGTGCTTGGTCCTTTGAAGAATCTAGAGGAATTTTCCAAAGAATTCAATTGTCCTGTGGGTAGTCCCATGAATCCCACCAAAAAGTGCATTATCTattaatggaaaaaaaattagccTATAAGAATAATCTTTAGAGTAGTACCATAGATCAGGAAATGTCAAGACTTAgaagaaaatgttattgaaaaaaaaaaaaaaaaatatttgcatttaagcaaacaaataataaaatttttttaactttatattGGGCGCTACATCTATTGATTTGCCCAAAATGTTGTGTTTTAAAagcattgcatacttttaggtgcttagaaaatatattaatttttttcgaatattgGCCGCCCGGTAGCTTGCTGGGATTACAATAACATGTCAGCCCGTTGGacgtatcggattgacccgatgcagTTCTTTTTTGACAAgtgctgttgtagcagtgtacaacacatcgttgcaacagcaacaataacgggttttggggtcgtggattcgattcccaccagtgGCCTGGTCTGTCGCTCCTGAGGTAACTCAATTAACTAAAATAGTCTTCGAGAGTCTTTTTATAAAATAGACTGCCACTGTAACCTATTGTATATTTGGAAAATTATATGCTGTTGTTTACATTGTGATACAGAAAATGCTGCATATTTTTAGGGGATATGGATTTGGTGTTTCTAAAACATCTACAAAGAGGTAACGATTTTAATTgggggatgttggaaaccaagcaacggttctgattggctttgcaaattgcaaattttgcccattaacattgtAGAACAGGGGAAAATTTCtctaatatcaatgagtgcagtccgattcaagtttaagctcaatgataaggggtctcctctttatagccgagttcgaacggcgtgcctcctCTTCTTCTCtctattacctttcatttgacacccaaaTTGTTCGCatcggtcctcttttgattttggggggtgtttttgtggtaagggggaggatgcgccccccttccgatatcgaaaattaTATACTATATTTCGGcttgattttgtatgtcagactcgtaatctactcccgaaaaccgttcatttgaaccccatgttgatatggacgttcaatttgtctgcttttagaggTTATGTACttctacttggacccaattttgaataccatattcgtattatactcttcaatttttgtatataagattggtgtcgcagatcaatatttcgaggttttaaaaacggaatgactagattggtatactccCCACCCTATTGTTGTGGGTACAAAAATACTCAATGCAACTAAActtatataacaaaattttcagaaatgtaGCATACGTTTAgggatttttattaatttttttaagtaacATACTTTTAGGAGCtgctaaaagaaaataaaataaacaataagAAAGTGCTGTGTTTGGCCCAGCGTTGAGTGGATctgatatatttttaaactCGAAGCTGCTTCTTATTTTGCTCGAAAATTTTACAGCCCCTAGAATAGTTACAGCAATATTATCCTGTAAGCTGTTGATGACCTGGGTCTGTTTTCaaggagcggcagatctagagcctggGACATTCACCAATAAACAGAAAGACTTCCTTACTTGGGATTATTAGCTGACCATGCTACTCCGAATGGTGTAGCACTGTTTTATCGTCttggacagtgctttgtattagaCCCCTCAACGTCCGGGTcgaatttgatcaaaatcggaacatatttctatatgcaaattgcaagttttgtctatgaacattccactaatgaacaggggcaaacttctcacatatcaatgagtgcagtccgattcaagtttaagctcaatgataaggggcctcctttttatagtcgagtccgaacggcgtgccgcagtgcgacacctccttggagagaagttttacatggcatagtacctcacaaatgttgccaggattaggaggggaaaccaccgctgaaatttattttttttgcggtatcgcccggattcgaacccaggcgttcagctccataactatatatattgtatacaGCAGTATTTCTCACCGGAataggtggttaatatatatatatatatatccgaggtggtgggtttccaaaattcggcctggcAGAACTTATgcctatttattataccctccaccatagaatgtgggtatactattggttgcccaaaaagtaattgcggattttttaaaagaaagtaaatgcatttttaatgaaacttagaatgaactttaatcaaatatacttttttacactttttttctaaagcaagctaaaagtaacagatgataactgacagaagaaagaatgcaattacagagtcacaagctgtgaaaaaatttgtcaacgccgactatatgaaaaatccgtaattactttttgggcaacccaatataacgttgtcattcagtttgtaacacatcgaaacattgaTGTTAAACccaacaaattaaatatttttggtcgtcttgacattccaagtcgactcagccatgtccgtccgtccgtccatctgtctgtcgaaagcactctaactttcaaaggactgTAGTTGGGCGAttcaaaatttgcacaaatacttcctattagtgtagttcggtgacgattgtaaatgggccatatcggtccatgttttgatatagctgccatataaatcgatctcggatcttgacttcctgagcctctagggagctcaattcttattcgatttgtctgagatttagcatgaggtgtttcttgatacttttaataactgtgccaagattGGTTCGAATCAGttaataacctcatatagctgccatataaaccgatctcggatcttgacttcctgagcctctaggaagcgcaattcttattcgatttgcctgaaattttacatgtggtgttttgttttgacctgcaataactgtgccatgatGCCCATTACTCGTTCCACCGCCGACAAAACGTCTAGTGCCTGCTCTGACTGCCAGACTTGCCGATCAATTTCCGCTAGGATTTCCAAGGTGTCGAGATTTTTCACGTCTCAATTTCTGGTAGTTTTGCACATTTCTTTATCACCAGAGTATAATACAGTGGTGGTCTGTTATCTTTCCAATGATTTCCTTGGACGCAAGGGTAATGTCCGGTATAGTGCCATCGCACCCGGGTCCCCTAAAGGTTGGCACGTTTCCACTGTTTACAACGAGTAAATCAGTTCTTGCGGCCATGTCCATAACTCGTCTTCCTCTTGAGTTGGTCGTTGGCATGCCCTATTCTACTGCTCGAGAGTTGAAATCGCCTGCTACTATGTAATCTTCGCATTGTGTTTTCGATTTCATCAAATTTCTCCTCGGAGGTGTCGATACTGTCACTAGGGGTGAAATAACAGCCAAACAACGTAAACATTATTAAGCTGCACCCAGATGTATCTGTGTCCATTTCCGGTGCTTACTGAGATGCCAATGCTATCTGGAATCCAGAAAGTAGCTGTTTTCGTGGGACCTTTAAGCCAGGACCCTTGATTTCTTCCTCCATATTGTTTGCTTATAACTATGTTGTCAGCACATTGTTCTGCCACTATTTGCCATGGGAGATCATGTGCGACCTTACTCCTAAGCTTGTTGGCCTGTAGTATTCTTAGCATGCCTGCTGTGTGCCACTTTTACAACTTCCTCAGCCAGGAAGGTGATATTTTGGAAGTGTACTAGCCCACTCCTTCATCTTATGTTCACTCTTGCCGCATTTAATGCAAAGTCCCATTCTTTTTCTATCGGATCCTTTGCATTTTGCCACTGTAGATGTCCTGCTCCAAAGCACCTGAAGCAGCATTTTTTCTTATCCTAATATTTCAGCTGACAGTTCGTCATTCCAATCAGGATTTATTTTCAGCTCTCTGGATTTAATTGCAGTTAGATGCACAGTCACTTCTTCAGGTGTTGCTCCCGTTGCCTTGATAATTGCATCAGTGATCTCTTCGGTGGTGGAGATGGAATCCAGGTCGCTAATCTTTATTGTCGCCTTTGGTTTTAGGTACTGCACGATAACAGCCTCCTCCTTGAGCGGTACGGAGGCAGGGGTGGTATTAGCACGAAAGCCATTTCGTGAAGCATGTTACATAAAAACACAGCTATCGGTCCGTAGCATCAATCCAAGTCCATTTTCGCAATCATTTCCAGTGTATGCGCTAGGGTCAATGTTCCCTTGATTGGGGAATATACAGGGGACATCACTCCCCAGACTACATCTATGTGTAGAGCACCCCTGTGGGTGGATACTTAGGCATCTGGCGGCAGCCGTCCGCCATAGGAGTATagaaatctagtcattccgtttgtaaaacctcgaaatattgattttgggCTCTGTTAAAtataaagggtgttttttttagctattatctttctctgatttaaacagctcaggcacgtttcgtgtttttttcactgtcaaacatcttcagtttagtctataatttaaccatgcatCATCTTATAAACGAGCAACGAttgcaatttattgaattttattagcaaaatgcgtgctctgttaagaaagttcattgcccGCTTCtttcattgagcgacgaagctcatttttggctcaatgggtatgcagaataagcagaattgtcgattttagagtgaagatcagccagaagcattgcaagagctaccaatgcatccagaaaaagtcaaagtttggtgcggtttttatgctggtggcatcattgggccgtacttcttcaaatacgaatcgttacgtaactgtgaatgatgagcgctattgtgagatgatatccaaatgtcatcaaaatcggatgaaaaattctcgttttatggactcaatactctatttcgggagatcggtcaatatggcagctatatccaaatatggtccgatctggacgatatcggaactcgttgtgccaaatttcattgaaatacgaTGAAAAACGCTCCTTTTATAtgctcattacacaatatcgggagatcggtatatatggcagctatatccaaatatggtccgatctgtaccacatttgacagtaATGGGTAggtgtctaccagaacacactgtgccaattttcatcggattcgGGTAtttaatggatcttttatggcttcaataccctttatcgggagatcgggtggtcggtcggaccaaatatggtccgatctgtaccacatttgacaggaatgggtaggtgtctaccagaacacactgtgcgaaatttcatcggaTTCGGGTATTTAATGGATCTTTTATAGCTTCAATACCCTTTATCgcgagatcgggtggtcggtctaagggcagctatatccaaatatagtccgatctgaaccgcacttcacagacaTGAAtaagggtctaccagaactcactgtaccaaatttcatcgaaatcggatgaaaaattatggatggtcggtctaagggcagctatatccaaatatagtccgatctgaaccacacttcacagacaTGAATAAGGGTCTaccaaatttccaaatttcatcgaaatcggatgaaaaatgcctcaagactttaagtctggagatcggtctatatagcggttaTATGTaactaaaatccaattttatgagatcagaaggtcatgTTTGCACATAAAGAATACGAATTCaacagcgacgaagctcatttgtAGCTCAacgggtacgtaaataaacagaattgtcgattttggtgtgatgatcagccagaagcattgcaggaGCTACCAATGCGTCCAGAAAAAGTTTGGTACGGTTCGtatgctggtgacatcattggaccgcccTTCTTcaaatgcgaatcgtaacgtaactgtgaatgatgagcgctattgtgagatgatatccaaatgtcatcaaaatcggataaaaaaattctcgttttatgggctcaatactctatttcgggagatcggtctatatggcagctatgtccaaacatggtccgatcacatttgacaggaatgggtaggtgtctaccagaacacactgtgtcaTGTTtgcatacaaagaatacgaattcatcaaagattttttgaaaaatatttttatacccaaaaaaggtatttattggatatttacccaaaaaatacccaagcgttgggtatttgcccggtagaaacccatctctaaatATTGAAAGATTTATTcttgaaatgttggaaagagtatgcgaGTATGCCAAAGTTGGACTAAGCGGagggaccatttgaggcgtagTCGCGGtcgatatttttatgaaataatcttcaaacattaaactttcgattcaaataaagattttatgcaatttttctgaatttcatgtgtgtgtttttttttttaaatgagagCGATAGGACTCTTAaacaatcaccctttatataagttTGAGCGTattgacattctaaatcgaactagccatgtccgtcgtctatcgaaatcacgatagtcgatcaaacgcgttaagctagcctttcgaaattttgtacagatacttcttattgatgtaggtagtgggggataataaatgggccatagcggtttagatttggttaaagctcctatataaaggAGTGCTTCGACTTGACTCCGTCtgcccctagaagtcgcaatgaTTATCAAATTTGATTAAAAGTTTGCACCTGTTGCTTTTTCAAGACTTCCAAAATCCTTGGTATGTTGGGTcttaatcggtgtataacctgataaagcttccacaCAAAATGATCTCCCGTTTTTTGACGTTGTGAGCATCTGGAAGCCGCACTTGTTATaaaatttgc
This Stomoxys calcitrans chromosome 2, idStoCalc2.1, whole genome shotgun sequence DNA region includes the following protein-coding sequences:
- the LOC106096235 gene encoding membrane metallo-endopeptidase-like 1 encodes the protein MEFLRLLLLLVGWLALLWRHNVHGLPAAPTLPEVLNNNEEGKDIVRYAKSAEIRNYLKPSEKPCDNFYDFTCGNYYRINPPNMLPYQSNTFQTISGSLGRKIATLLKTDDAADTVIDKKVKRFFESCLKTEALKPHYAAKLKAIIGEFGQMPVLEGDRWRETDFDWLKTVASIAYKYDIRIIVGHTNQVDISNNTVNRMHILMQDMPLESTAIYVEDVHASFREARQKVMAVTLQNALGVNSKLAKQTAQEIFKFETDLFAGFSNDEDGETEEEEEEEKNAIKNKAGEALDDDDDQNEVAHSDLGDLKPNLTTIEEMQSKYFPKLDVKRMLNISLGYVPKDPVYDLIEDEVDNLETVLRETPLRTVANYIFYYLIDSFLIPVPKQKHELETMCIRRTKSHFAKVLDSMVYRKYATDKTEQDVNYMWQTIRSTFRNMLESDKLTWMRRETRNYALEKLKTIRLEINSYKGENFSEEFNPLTIGSQDYIENLKSLQHLRALKSRTKLREAPKTYDDAESLSYTPVYITTENLIKVPVSVLQPFFLWSDHYPNALKFGTLGFLVSHELIHGFDEEGRTYDTRGNKHEWWDADSNSYFGNQTECFAHQYGNFIFNGRKLPELSSQSENIADNGGIRLAYDAYLNWYEDAARSFQNMNLESLPRLNYTSKQLFFISYGQLWCSATHPALQDYVSSTDQHVPEKFRVLGPLKNLEEFSKEFNCPVGSPMNPTKKCIIY